gaaaataaagaaatttatttCCCTCCAAACCTAGTGAGGAACAAAAGGCAAGTCCTGCAGctgagggagaggaggaaggagctcctgcagcagaggaggagaaggaagagggagctcctggagtACAACAAGCTCCTGCAGAAGAGGTGCAGAAGGAAGAGGGAGCTCCAGGAGAACAGCAAACTCCTGCTGCTGAGGAGAAGAGAGAGCAGGGAGCCCCTGGGGAACAGCAAGCTCCTGTagctgaggaggaggagaaggaggaaagAGCTCCAAAACAACAGCAAGCTCCTGCAGCGGAGGAGGAGAATGGAGAACAGGGAGCACCTGGGGAACAAATAGCTCCTAAACCGGAGGCAGGAGAAAGAAGCGG
Above is a genomic segment from Xenopus laevis strain J_2021 chromosome 3L, Xenopus_laevis_v10.1, whole genome shotgun sequence containing:
- the LOC121401161 gene encoding brain acid soluble protein 1-like, translated to MTLWEREQKLQEAAGEEQKASPAAEGEEEGAPAAEEEKEEGAPGVQQAPAEEVQKEEGAPGEQQTPAAEEKREQGAPGEQQAPVAEEEEKEERAPKQQQAPAAEEENGEQGAPGEQIAPKPEAGERSGSS